The following proteins are co-located in the Bombus pascuorum chromosome 3, iyBomPasc1.1, whole genome shotgun sequence genome:
- the LOC132905321 gene encoding carboxylic ester hydrolase-like — translation MCTQLKNREKCYKRRIFVLLEYNIKMSTIKLSLIFFLLEFTNLSLQHEQIPKAKTVLGSVSGYYKESRSGKTYEAYEGIPYAEIPVGELRFEPPKPVQKWEYELPAKKKGSICIQHRTKPGADTVSGCEDCLYMNIYVSVRNNTKTLLPVMFWIHGGAYQFGTGNDLDESHLMDKSIVLVTFNYRVGPFGFLSTGDDVVSGNMGLKDQSMALRWVSDNIENFGGNPKDVTLIGFSSGGMSVHYHYLSPLSAGLFQRGISISGTALNPRAQTKRASEKAKKLAAAVGCPTDSSSKMIACLKKRPPRLISQNVNKLLVWLNNPASPFGPVVEKQGSSPFISRSPIEIITSGEVQDVPWITGVVHEDGIFQATDFAEDDELLKYLNDNWDDIAPYVINYNDTIPLCEHKQVAEKIRKYYLGSKKIDRNTVTPLIQMLSDRSYGVGMATAVKLHAKVNKSPVWSYYYTYKIKEDLSFTNKLGVGHGDDIHLVISKDASNMTNPEDLAMQQLLINFYTSFAIEGKPRVGDAKWQSLKSGEDNLHYLHIADAKNVKMESNGNFAQKNFWDTIIAREN, via the exons ATGTGCACTCAGCTGAAAAATCGTGAGAAATGCTATAAAAGACGAATATTCGTGTTACTTGAGTATAACATCAAAATGAGCACGATAAAGTTGTCACTGATATTTTTCCTCCTCGAATTTACGAATCTCTCGTTACAACATGAACAAATTCCAAAAGCCAAAACAGTTTTAGGAAGCGTCAGTGGTTATTATAAAGAGTCTCGATCTGGGAAAACGTACGAGGCTTACGAAGGTATCCCCTATGCAGAAATTCCTGTTGGAGAACTTCGGTTCGAA CCACCTAAACCAGTGCAGAAATGGGAATACGAATTACCTGCAAAGAAAAAGGGTTCCATTTGTATACAGCATCGTACTAAGCCTGGTGCAGATACAGTCTCAGGCTGTGAAGATTGCTTGTacatgaatatttatgtatcagTTAGAAATAATACTAAAACTTTATTACCAGTAATGTTTTGGATTCATGGAGGAGCCTATCAATTTGGTACTGGAAATGATTTAGATGAGAGTCATTTAATGGATAAGAGTATTGTATTGGTTACGTTTAATTATCGTGTAGGACCTTTCg GTTTTCTTAGTACGGGAGATGATGTAGTATCTGGAAATATGGGATTAAAGGATCAAAGCATGGCACTGCGCTGGGTATCCGACAATATTGAGAACTTTGGAGGTAATCCAAAAGATGTAACTTTAATCGGTTTCAGTTCGGGAGGCATGAGCGTTCATTATCACTATCTGTCACCTTTAAGTGCTGGTCTGTTCCAAA GAGGTATATCTATAAGTGGTACAGCACTTAATCCTAGGGCACAAACAAAACGAGCTTCAGAGAAAGCTAAAAAGTTGGCAGCGGCAGTGGGATGCCCAACTGATAGTAGCAGTAAAATGATTGCTTGTTTAAAAAAGCGCCCACCACGACTCATATCACAAAACGTCAACAAGCTTCTG GTTTGGTTGAACAATCCTGCTAGTCCTTTCGGACCAGTTGTGGAGAAGCAAGGATCGAGTCCTTTCATTAGTCGTTCTCCAATTGAAATTATCACTTCAGGTGAGGTTCAAGATGTTCCCTGGATTACTGGAGTCGTTCACGAAGATGGAATATTTCAAGCTACAG ATTTTGCTGAAGACgatgaattattgaaatacCTAAATGATAATTGGGACGATATCGCGCCATACGTGATTAATTATAACGATACTATTCCGCTTTGCGAGCATAAACAAGTGGCGGAAAAAATCAGAAAGTATTATTTGGGATCAAAAAAAATTGATCGTAATACAGTGACACCACTGATACAAATGCTGAGCGATCGATCATATGGTGTTGGCATGGCGACAGCTGTTAAGTTGCATGCGAAAGTTAACAAAAGTCCAGTGTGGAGTTATTACTatacatacaaaattaaagaagacCTTAGCTTCACGAATAAACTCG GGGTAGGTCATGGAGACGATATTCATCTTGTGATAAGTAAAGATGCTTCGAATATGACAAATCCAGAGGATCTAGCAATGCAgcaacttttaattaatttttacacttCTTTTGCTATTGAAGG aaaaccACGTGTCGGTGATGCTAAATGGCAGTCATTAAAGTCTGGCGAAGATAATCTTCATTATTTACACATAGCTGATgcaaaaaatgtgaaaat